The sequence below is a genomic window from Polyangiaceae bacterium.
TGAAGCGCTTCAGCGCCTTCAGCTGCGCGCGACTGCGCAAGCTGACGGTGAGGCCCGCGACGATCACGGCAAGGATCCCCGACTCGGTCAGCACGGTGTTCGCAATGCCCAGCGCCAAGAGCGCGCTAGCGAGCACGACGATGTTCGTGTGATCCGCGTCAATCCAGCGTCGATTCAGCGCTTCGCTCAGCGCAAAGCCGACGCCCACACCGACCCCAACGCCCACCACGAAGCGCGAGGCGAAGCGACCCAGCGGGATCAAAGCCGATTCATCGCCCCCGGCGGCGATCCACTCGAAGCACAAGACGGCGACGAACACGCCCACCGCGTCCACCATCACGCCTTCCCAGTACAGCACGTGATGCAGGCGTGGCTGCAAGCGAATGCGTCGCAACAGAGGCGAGACGACGGTCGGCCCGGTGACGATCACCAAGCTCCCCGCGATGATCGCCAGCTCGAGCTTCAGCGAAGGCATCGCGAGCATCAGCGCAGCCGAGGTGCCGGCCCAGGTGATGAGCACTCCGATCGTGAGCATGCGCACGATCACGGCCGATTCCCGACGGAAACCAGCGATGTCGAGAGTGAGCCCGCCTTCGAACAACACGATCGCGACCGCCAGGGTGACGACGGTCTCCAGGCCATCGCCGAGCGTCTCCGGGTGCACGATGCCGAGCGCCTGGGGGCCGAGCAAGATCCCCCCGAGCAGCAGCAGGGTGATCGACGGCAAGCGCAGGCGGCCCGCCAAGGTGATCAGGAACACTCCAGCTGCCGCGGCGATGCACAGGGTGATGGCGGCGTGGTGTGCGTTCATCCGCGGCAGGATATACTACGCAGCGGCGCGGTCGTGTGCCTCTAGCGAGTGAGTCGGACGGCTCTGGGCGATTCTGCCGCTAGGTTTTGCAGCGTGCGTTCGATGGTGCAGCGCAGGACGACCCGTTGACGGGTGCTGCCAAGCAGCAGGCGATCCAGATCTTCGTCCCGGCCGAGGGCGGCCATGGCCAGGCTCCGGACCTTGCTCACGGGTTCCGTGGCACTTGCGCGCAACGCCTCGCGCAGGACCCGAACGTCGTGCTCTACGAGCTCAGGACGCCGGTTCACGCCCATGCACGTCTCCACGAAGTCGAAGTACCGCTTAAGCAGCTTGGCACCCTTGCGCCGTGCGGAAGCGGTGGGTTGGGTGATCAACCAGCGGCGGATACGAGCCGCGAGGCGCGTCGCACGGGTGCGGTCGTGGCTTCGCAACATCGGGTACCAGTCCCCTTGCTCCAGGTCGCTCAAGGTCGCCGCCGCGCGTTGCAAGGACTCGGACAGCTCCGGCTCGAGAACTTGGCGCGATGCGTCGCGGAGTTCGACGAACGCGCGACGTGCGACGAGGGATGCCAAGACGTTCTGGGAAAAGAAGGGATCCAACGACTGCGCCGTGGGTACGAACTCGATCGCGTGGTTCGTTTCGCGGGTGCTGCAGATCTTCACGCCCGTCGCTGGGGTCAAGAAGGCGGCGGCGGGGGCGAGCCTCGGGGCAAGCGGTGTCGTGGAGTGGATGTCTAACATATCAGTTGCTCGGCGTTGCCGGGGCGCGACAGGCGCTGGCCCCCTGTTGTGGTCGTGAGCCCGCCGCATTCTCACGCCCGACCACCGAAAAACGTTACCTTGAGGAATCAAAATGAGATGCGAAACCGCTGCTCTGCGGCGAGTTTAGACATGCGTCGCGGAATGGTTTTCACGAGCAAAACACGACGTGGCGCTTTGGCGGGGTGGGGCGAAAGCGACCAAGACGGCACATCAGCCTCAGTTTGAGACCTTGATTCGGCGTTCGAGGACGCCCTTGCTCAGTAGTTGCCGGGGGGAAACGATGGCCCAGTGCGGCCGCAAAGCCCCCGGGGAGCCCGGGATGGTGGCACGTCAGTTGCTCTCCACTCGGGCATGCAACTCAAGCTCTGCCTGCTCAACGGGGTACTGCCGCTCGCCCTCATCGCCTGCGACAACCCCGAGTCAGCGACCTCTCCTGGCGACCCGGATCGCGCGCAACCGATGGAATCGACTCGCGCTCTGCGGCCACCCCCTTCCGTTCCAGTGGCGAAGCCCGGAGGCAGCGTTCCAGGCGGAGCCAGCGCCGCACCACCCGACGGGAAGGAGCGCGAGGCCGAGGCAGAGTTCACCAGTGTGCCGAAGATGAAGCTCACAGGTGACGCAGAACTCAGCGAGACCGCCGACGGGGTGCGCATCCAGATTGAGGTCGAGGACGCGCCCAAGGGGAAGAAGGCGGTCCACATTCACGAGAAGGACGACTGCAGCGACATCGCTGGCAAGAGCATGGGGGCGCACTTCGATCCAGACGGAAAGAAGCACGGCTTACCCAGTGCTGCGGAGCACCACCTGGGTGATCTCGGCAACCTGACCGTCGACGACGAAGGCGATGGGACACTGACCATCGTGGTCGCGAAGGCCAACCTGAAGGCGGGCGACGCCCGGAGTTTCCTTGGCAAGGCGATCGTGATTCACGAAGGCGAAGACCACGGTGACGGGGAGAGCGGCAACGCGGGCAGCCCCATCGCGTGTGCACCCATCAAGGCGGATTGAAGCGAACCTATTGGAGGGCAACATGGACTACCGAATTCCGGAATTCAGCGGCGACAGGCACCAAGTCTCGAGGCGCGCGCGAGCTAAGCAACACGCGCGAGGCTTCGAAGGGATCTTCGAGACTTTGGTGGAAGAGCACACCGAGGCCGCGATGATGCTCGACGTCCTCTGTCGCACGACGGACGCGAAGCAG
It includes:
- a CDS encoding superoxide dismutase family protein; the encoded protein is MQLKLCLLNGVLPLALIACDNPESATSPGDPDRAQPMESTRALRPPPSVPVAKPGGSVPGGASAAPPDGKEREAEAEFTSVPKMKLTGDAELSETADGVRIQIEVEDAPKGKKAVHIHEKDDCSDIAGKSMGAHFDPDGKKHGLPSAAEHHLGDLGNLTVDDEGDGTLTIVVAKANLKAGDARSFLGKAIVIHEGEDHGDGESGNAGSPIACAPIKAD